The Neodiprion fabricii isolate iyNeoFabr1 chromosome 4, iyNeoFabr1.1, whole genome shotgun sequence genome window below encodes:
- the LOC124180648 gene encoding vicilin-like seed storage protein At2g18540 yields the protein MSNAGGQKEGANREEEEKKNGRPGAVAALGRDRRHSLESTATVLDLWKRKRAEEGEKGEEDVDEMQERERVFRKSRKVHRSPEGKTGEEGKAEGGGIQDMLRLIREELKLGLEEVKGQGRGIREEMEKIEGKMTRREEQWEVERGETKEMIRDLGKRLEEIDLLKIMSQQQGAAERHQQQLLQLLFDQQEQQKQELAIQREQRERELASQLEQRRLDGEAQEQSETSRHELFGTTVAALQAVHQVNSSGEPAVTPRGSRVATPLPSPVPAPVPVPAAQEVQHPRRSQDVRDSRFVLDILIEVN from the exons ATGAGTAACGCGGGTGGCCAAAAAGAAGGGGCGAAcagggaagaggaggagaaaaagaatggTAGGCCGGGGGCAGTAGCAGCGTTAGGGAGGGATAGGAGGCATAGCCTGGAATCGACGGCGACGGTGCTAGACTTATGGAAAAGAAAGCGGGCGGAGGAAGGGGAAAAAGGGGAGGAGGATGTAGACGAGATgcaagaaagagaaagagtatttCGGAAAAGCAGGAAAGTGCACCGGTCGCCGGAGGGTAAGACAGGGGAGGAAGGGAAGGCAGAGGGAGGGGGTATACAGGATATGCTAAGGTTGATTAGGGAAGAGCTAAAGCTAGGTCTAGAGGAGGtcaaagggcagggaagggggatcagggaagaaatggaaaagattgAAGGCAAAATGACTAGAAGGGAAGAGCAGTGGGAAGTAGAGAGGGGGGAGACGAAGGAAATGATAAGGGATCTAGGTAAAAGACTagaagag ATTGATCTGCTGAAGATCATGTCCCAACAACAAGGAGCCGCTGAACGTCATCAACAGCAACTTCTCCAGCTGCTTTTTGATCAACAAGAGCAGCAAAAACAAGAACTCGCTATTCAACGAGAACAACGAGAAAGGGAACTTGCCTCTCAGTTAGAGCAGCGGAGGCTAGATGGAGAAGCTCAAGAACAATCCGAAACCAGTCGTCATGAACTGTTCGGGACGACTGTGGCAGCTCTTCAGGCTGTCCACCAGGTGAACAGCTCAGGAGAACCGGCCGTCACCCCTCGAGGTTCCAGAGTCGCTACTCCGCTTCCCTCACCTGTTCCCGCTCCTGTTCCCGTTCCCGCTGCTCAGGAGGTCCAACATCCAAGACGATCCCAGGATGTTCGTgactcaag GTTCGTCCTCGACATTCTCATTGaagtcaattaa